The following proteins are encoded in a genomic region of uncultured Ilyobacter sp.:
- a CDS encoding aminotransferase class I/II-fold pyridoxal phosphate-dependent enzyme, producing MTKLNQNMTPLFSTLKDVYAKRGIVPFHVPGHKRGAGMDKEYFDFIGKNAFSIDVTIFKMVDGLHQPKSCIKEAQDLAADAYGVKKSFFAVNGTSGAIQAMIMSVVKSGEKILVPRNVHKSVTAAIILSGAEPIYMNPEIDDDLGIAHGVKPETVEKMLKQHSDIKAVLIINPTYYGVATDIKRIADIAHSYDIPLVVDEAHGPHLHFHEDLPISAVDAGADICAQSTHKIIGALTQMSLLHVNSDRVDQNRVQQILSLLHTTSPSYILMASLDCARRQIATEGRELLTRTIALSHKLRSEVNKIPGVSSFGIEIVGREGIYAFDPTKLTITARDLGLTGFQLETLLVEQYNIQVELSDYYNVLAIITLGDSEESIGKLSDALRDISERFFGKDEIHRKSLKMPAIPEPVLIPREAFNSVKNKILFAESEGKICGELIMAYPPGIPIICPGERITSDIIEHIKELKDAELHIQGMDDHELQYINVIEEEDAVYIYTEKMKNQLFGVPMNLGANKTGIEFGLEALWDNYPDVFDEMEVIEIERQKEDFSVQNLRYKNTILDTCERIAHTVNTAVKDGYRPITIGGDHSIAIGTIAGVAKEKNIGVIWMDAHGDMNTQESTLTGNIHGMPLALLQGLGDEDLCNCFYDGPKIKSENVVLFGVRDLDEQERDIINKSGVKVVFYDEIAQRGIDIVLDEIREYLDVDNLHISFDIDVINPEYAPGVSLPVRGGLAPDDIFHSFKYLFKNYTITSVDIVEFNPIYDKNSKTMEFVKELTEYVKNPD from the coding sequence ATGACTAAGTTAAATCAAAACATGACCCCGCTATTTTCCACATTGAAAGATGTATATGCAAAGAGAGGAATCGTCCCCTTTCACGTACCGGGTCACAAAAGAGGTGCAGGAATGGATAAGGAGTACTTTGACTTTATAGGCAAAAATGCTTTTTCCATAGACGTTACTATCTTTAAGATGGTAGACGGACTGCATCAGCCAAAAAGCTGCATAAAAGAGGCTCAAGATCTTGCTGCCGATGCTTACGGTGTAAAGAAAAGTTTTTTTGCAGTCAATGGTACATCTGGTGCCATCCAGGCAATGATAATGTCAGTTGTAAAATCAGGAGAAAAAATTCTTGTTCCAAGAAATGTTCATAAATCTGTAACTGCAGCAATAATTTTAAGTGGTGCAGAACCTATATATATGAACCCTGAGATTGATGATGACTTAGGAATTGCACACGGTGTAAAACCTGAAACAGTTGAAAAAATGTTAAAACAGCATTCTGATATAAAGGCTGTTCTTATAATAAATCCTACATATTATGGTGTTGCAACAGATATCAAGAGAATCGCTGATATTGCACACAGCTACGATATACCTCTAGTTGTTGATGAGGCTCACGGACCTCACCTTCATTTTCATGAAGATTTGCCCATCTCTGCAGTGGATGCAGGAGCAGATATCTGTGCTCAAAGCACTCATAAAATAATTGGTGCTCTCACTCAGATGTCTCTTTTGCATGTAAACTCTGACAGGGTCGACCAAAATAGAGTACAGCAGATATTAAGTCTACTTCACACAACTTCTCCTTCATATATCCTGATGGCATCTCTTGACTGTGCAAGAAGGCAGATTGCAACTGAGGGAAGAGAACTTCTGACTAGGACTATTGCCCTTTCTCACAAACTCAGAAGTGAAGTCAATAAAATCCCTGGAGTATCTTCCTTTGGAATAGAGATAGTTGGAAGAGAGGGTATCTATGCCTTTGATCCTACAAAGCTGACAATAACAGCTAGAGACCTTGGATTGACAGGTTTTCAGCTAGAAACTCTCCTAGTAGAGCAATATAATATACAAGTTGAACTTTCAGACTACTATAATGTTTTGGCTATAATCACCCTAGGTGACTCTGAAGAAAGTATAGGAAAGCTTAGTGATGCACTCCGGGATATAAGTGAAAGATTCTTCGGTAAAGACGAAATTCACAGAAAATCCCTAAAAATGCCAGCTATTCCTGAACCTGTACTTATACCAAGAGAGGCCTTTAACAGTGTGAAGAACAAAATTCTCTTTGCTGAAAGTGAGGGAAAAATCTGTGGAGAGCTTATAATGGCTTATCCCCCTGGAATACCTATTATATGTCCTGGTGAAAGAATAACCTCAGACATAATAGAACACATAAAAGAGCTTAAAGATGCTGAGCTTCATATACAGGGAATGGACGACCATGAACTCCAATATATTAATGTAATTGAGGAAGAAGATGCAGTATACATCTACACAGAAAAAATGAAAAACCAGCTATTTGGTGTTCCTATGAATCTAGGGGCAAACAAAACAGGTATAGAATTCGGATTAGAAGCTCTCTGGGACAACTATCCAGATGTCTTTGACGAAATGGAAGTTATCGAAATAGAAAGACAAAAGGAAGATTTTTCCGTCCAAAATCTGAGATATAAAAACACCATTCTTGATACTTGTGAAAGAATCGCTCACACTGTAAATACGGCTGTAAAAGACGGTTATAGGCCTATTACAATAGGAGGGGATCATTCTATAGCCATAGGGACTATAGCAGGGGTGGCCAAAGAAAAAAATATAGGGGTCATTTGGATGGATGCCCATGGTGATATGAACACTCAAGAAAGCACACTTACTGGAAATATTCACGGTATGCCTCTTGCACTTTTACAGGGACTAGGGGACGAGGATCTATGTAACTGTTTTTATGACGGTCCTAAAATAAAAAGTGAGAATGTTGTATTATTTGGTGTAAGGGATCTTGATGAACAGGAAAGGGATATCATAAATAAAAGTGGAGTAAAGGTTGTATTTTATGACGAGATCGCTCAGAGAGGAATAGACATAGTTTTAGATGAGATCAGAGAGTATTTAGATGTAGACAACCTACATATAAGTTTCGACATCGATGTTATCAATCCTGAGTACGCCCCAGGTGTTAGCCTTCCTGTTAGAGGTGGCCTTGCCCCGGATGATATTTTCCATAGTTTCAAATATTTATTTAAAAATTATACTATTACATCTGTTGACATTGTAGAATTCAATCCAATCTATGATAAAAACAGCAAAACAATGGAATTTGTAAAAGAACTTACTGAGTATGTTAAAAATCCTGATTAA